The proteins below are encoded in one region of Heliangelus exortis chromosome 22, bHelExo1.hap1, whole genome shotgun sequence:
- the BRD3OS gene encoding putative uncharacterized protein BRD3OS codes for MTDKVMNGRVPLPEKALSEGYARLRYRDTSLLIWQQQQQKLESAPPNTYLSRSRSMWYSQYGNEAILVRDRNKLDVSRDTGQSKFCSVM; via the coding sequence ATGACTGACAAAGTGATGAACGGGAGGGTGCCCCTGCCTGAAAAAGCCTTGTCTGAGGGCTATGCCCGGCTGAGGTACAGGGACACCTCTCTGCTcatctggcagcagcagcagcagaaactgGAGTCAGCCCCCCCCAACACCTACCTGAGCCGGAGTCGGAGTATGTGGTACTCACAGTATGGAAATGAAGCCATCCTGGTGAGGGACAGGAACAAGCtggatgtctccagggacaCAGGGCAATCCAAGTTTTGTTCTGTTATGTAA